The following coding sequences are from one Virgibacillus necropolis window:
- the yhbH gene encoding sporulation protein YhbH encodes MVQEESKGSFVVSQENWSLHRKGLQDQQRHMDKVKDAIKNNLPDLVSEERIIMSNGRDVIKIPIRSLDEYKIRYNYDKSKHVGQGNGDSKVGDVVAREPGGDGKDGAGNGKQAGDKAGTDYYEAEVSLAELEEALFNELELPNLKQKEQAEIINEKVEFNDVRKKGLMGNVDKKRTILTALKRNSREGKPGITPIYNDDLRFKTWNNVTKPESKAVVLAMMDTSGSMGTFEKYMSRSFFFWMTRFLRSKYETVDIEFIAHHTEAKVVTEEAFFSKGESGGTICSSAYTKALELIDEKYNPSRFNIYPFHLSDGDNIASDNARCMKLVKEMMEVSNMFGYGEINERSRNTTLMNAFKAFDNPKFRHYILKEKQDVYHAMKSFFRKEEATV; translated from the coding sequence ATGGTGCAAGAAGAGAGTAAAGGTAGTTTTGTCGTATCCCAGGAAAATTGGTCCCTCCATCGTAAAGGTTTACAAGATCAGCAACGTCATATGGATAAAGTGAAAGATGCTATTAAAAATAATTTGCCAGATCTTGTTAGTGAAGAAAGAATTATCATGTCAAATGGTCGAGATGTTATCAAAATACCAATTCGATCCCTAGATGAATATAAAATACGCTATAACTATGATAAATCAAAGCATGTTGGTCAAGGGAACGGTGATAGTAAAGTTGGTGATGTTGTTGCACGTGAACCGGGTGGTGATGGGAAAGATGGTGCTGGAAATGGAAAACAAGCTGGAGATAAAGCCGGCACCGATTACTATGAAGCAGAGGTCTCACTTGCTGAGTTAGAAGAAGCCCTTTTCAACGAACTGGAACTCCCAAATTTAAAACAGAAAGAACAAGCTGAAATCATAAATGAAAAAGTTGAATTTAATGATGTCCGTAAAAAAGGACTTATGGGCAATGTGGATAAAAAGCGAACCATTTTAACAGCATTGAAACGTAATTCAAGAGAAGGAAAACCAGGAATCACGCCAATTTACAATGATGACCTACGTTTCAAAACGTGGAATAATGTAACAAAACCTGAATCAAAAGCAGTCGTGCTTGCAATGATGGACACAAGTGGATCAATGGGAACATTTGAGAAGTATATGTCTAGGAGCTTCTTTTTCTGGATGACGAGGTTCTTACGCTCAAAATATGAAACAGTAGATATTGAATTTATTGCTCATCATACGGAAGCAAAAGTAGTAACAGAAGAGGCCTTTTTTTCAAAAGGGGAAAGCGGTGGAACGATTTGTTCCTCAGCTTACACAAAGGCGCTTGAGCTAATTGACGAAAAGTACAATCCTTCACGCTTTAATATTTATCCGTTTCACCTATCAGATGGTGACAACATTGCATCTGATAACGCGAGGTGTATGAAGCTAGTTAAAGAGATGATGGAGGTTTCCAATATGTTTGGTTATGGCGAAATTAATGAACGAAGCCGTAACACAACATTAATGAACGCATTTAAAGCATTTGACAATCCGAAATTCCGTCACTACATCCTAAAGGAAAAACAAGACGTGTATCATGCAATGAAGAGTTTTTTCAGAAAAGAAGAGGCTACCGTTTAA